A stretch of DNA from Oryzomicrobium terrae:
CGCCTGGCGGAAGCCCTGGGCCCCTGGCCGGTGGCCGGCCCGTCGCGCTGGGTGGCCCGGGCCGCCCTGGCCGATGCAGCCTGGCAGACCGCCGCCGGCGCCGCCCTGGTGCAGGCCAGCGCCCGCCTGGCCGCCCTGCTGGCGCCCCACGGCCCGGTGGCCGGCTGCGCCCTGTTCCAGACCCTCACCCTGACCCCGGCCCAGGCCGCCGCCGGCTACGACCAGCTGGCGCGGCGCGGCATCCTGACCCGCCTGTTCGCCCCCCAGGGCCGGCTGCGCTTCGGCCTGCCCCCAGCCGACGAGGCCGCCTGGCAGCGCCTGGCCCGGGCCGTCGACGCTTTCAAGGAGTTGTGATGATCACTTCTGCCCGCCCCCGGCACCTCGCCCGCGTCACCTGCGCCGGCCTCGCCTGCCTGGCCGCCCTTGCCGCGGCCCCCGCAACTGCCGCGACTGCCGCGCCGATCACCGTCAGCGACGACACCGGCCGCAGCATCACCCTGGCCGCACCGGCCAAGCGCATCGTCAGCCTGGCGCCGCACATCACCGAGCTGCTTTACGCCGCCGGGGCCGGCGAGCGCATCGTCGCCACGGTGGACCACAGCGACTACCCGGAGGCCGCCGCCAAGCTGCCCCGGGTCGGGGGTTACTCGCGCATCGACCTGGAGGCGGTAGCCGCCGCCAAGCCGGACCTGGTGATCGCCTGGCAGAGCGGCAACGCCGCCGCCCACGTGGACAAGCTGAAAACCCTGGGGCTGCCCCTGTTCCTCTCCCAGCCCAACCGCATCGAGGACGTGGCCGCCAGCCTGGAAAAATTCGGCCAGCTGGCCGGCACCAGCGCCCCCGCCAATGCCGCCGCCGCCCAGTTCCGCCGCAAGCTGGCGGAGCTCGACCAGCGCTACCGGCAACGGCCCAAGGTGCGGGTCTTCTACCAGGTGTGGAAGCAACCCCTGCTCACCATCGGCGGCCACCAGATCATTTCCGACGTGATCCGCCTGTGCGGCGGTGAAAACGTCTTCGGCCACCTGACCACCATGGCGCCGGCGGTGTCGGTAGAAGCGGTGGTGGCGGCCAACCCGGAGGTGATCGTGGCCAGCGGCATGGGCGACGAACGCCCGGACTGGCTGGACGACTGGAAGCGCTGGACCCGGGTCACGGCGGTGGCGCGCAACAACCTGTTCTTCGTCCCGCCGGCCCTGATCCAGCGCCACACCCCGCGCCTGCTGCTGGGCGCCGAGCGGTTGTGCGAACAGCTGGAATCGGCCCGGGCAAAGCGGGCTCCCTGACACCCACCCCCTGGAACTCCGCGCCAGTAGCCAATCTCCAGGCGGTCATCGCTGAGCGCAAGCAACGGCGTACCTCTCCAGGCAGGCATCGTGAAGATGCCCGCCCCGCCTTGGGTTTGGACAGGTAAGTAAGAAGCGGATCGGAAATCGGGCGGTAGCGCCGCCAGGTGCGGAGCGATACGTGGCACCCCCACAGGGCGCGGGCCGGGCTACGCCCTAGCCACGGCCACTGGCCAGGCGCGCCGCTCCCGCCCGCCGGCTCAGAACGCCGCGGCTTCGGCTTCCAGGTAGGCCAGGCTGACGTATTTGCCGATGTTGCTGTCGAAGCCCTTGGTCTCGGCGGCCCGGGAGGCCACCCGGGGGTCCTTGAGCACCCGCGCCTTGGCCGCCTCCAGGGGCGCGCCGTCCTTGATCGCCTGCTCGCAGGTCTCGTAGATGCCGGCGAACAGGGCCCGGTTCCACTCCAGCACCCCGGCCGAGGGCAGGCCGTGGCCGGGAATCCACAGCTTGCTGCGGGTGTTCTTGAGCAGGGCGTCGTAGGTCTTGAAGGTGCCCACGTAGGAGCCGTCCTCCATGTTGGCGATGCGCCGGTCCATGGCGATGTCGCCGACGTGGGTGATGCCTTCCTCGACGATCTCGACGCAGATGTCGCCCGGGGTGTGGGCCCGGCCGTAGTGGTGGATGCGGAAGGTGCGGTCGCCGATCTTGATCGTGTC
This window harbors:
- a CDS encoding cobalamin-binding protein: MITSARPRHLARVTCAGLACLAALAAAPATAATAAPITVSDDTGRSITLAAPAKRIVSLAPHITELLYAAGAGERIVATVDHSDYPEAAAKLPRVGGYSRIDLEAVAAAKPDLVIAWQSGNAAAHVDKLKTLGLPLFLSQPNRIEDVAASLEKFGQLAGTSAPANAAAAQFRRKLAELDQRYRQRPKVRVFYQVWKQPLLTIGGHQIISDVIRLCGGENVFGHLTTMAPAVSVEAVVAANPEVIVASGMGDERPDWLDDWKRWTRVTAVARNNLFFVPPALIQRHTPRLLLGAERLCEQLESARAKRAP